The Clostridia bacterium genome window below encodes:
- the pgeF gene encoding peptidoglycan editing factor PgeF: MNKSFFKTENKGVTLVKSGLLEAEQSVRHCFTTRLGGVSSGYWASTNLGFGRGEDRDTVLRNFELVCEAAGLNFSRLTRSFQKHGINVTEVTDENVGSGFFEPPFEATDALITRLENTPLVVHIADCTPVLLYDRANRACAAIHAGWRGMAAGVIEAAVNAMETSYGTDPADVVAAVGPCIGPCCFEVDEDIADVFRSDFGEGVLIPAKDGKKTRVDLPKCAVEALTGRGIPEKNIDVSGDCTRCDEAVYYSHRRMGENRGTQAAIIQISGR, encoded by the coding sequence ATGAACAAATCGTTTTTCAAAACCGAAAACAAGGGCGTCACGCTTGTCAAGAGCGGACTTCTTGAAGCCGAGCAGTCCGTGCGGCACTGTTTCACCACGCGGCTCGGAGGCGTCAGCAGCGGATATTGGGCTTCGACCAACCTCGGCTTCGGCAGGGGCGAGGACCGCGATACCGTGCTGCGCAATTTCGAGCTTGTCTGCGAGGCCGCGGGACTGAACTTTTCGCGCCTGACGCGCTCGTTCCAGAAACACGGGATAAACGTCACCGAGGTCACGGACGAAAACGTCGGGAGCGGCTTTTTCGAGCCGCCATTCGAGGCGACCGACGCGCTGATCACGCGGCTTGAGAATACCCCTCTCGTCGTGCATATCGCCGACTGTACGCCCGTGCTGCTCTACGACCGCGCAAATCGCGCCTGCGCCGCCATACACGCCGGATGGAGAGGAATGGCCGCCGGCGTCATAGAGGCCGCCGTAAACGCGATGGAGACATCCTACGGCACCGATCCCGCCGATGTCGTCGCTGCGGTCGGACCCTGCATCGGCCCGTGCTGCTTCGAGGTCGACGAGGACATCGCGGACGTCTTCCGCTCCGACTTCGGCGAGGGCGTGCTGATTCCGGCGAAGGACGGCAAAAAAACGCGCGTGGATCTGCCGAAATGCGCCGTCGAGGCGCTGACGGGCAGGGGAATTCCGGAGAAAAACATCGACGTTTCGGGCGACTGCACCCGCTGCGATGAAGCCGTGTATTACTCGCATCGCCGTATGGGCGAAAACAGGGGTACGCAGGCAGCGATAATCCAGATCTCCGGACGGTGA
- a CDS encoding alpha/beta fold hydrolase encodes MCIVSALYKKFVVTRYDGDGIIKYYTYEDFSGLQAEPITFTTPQGIELKGNVYSYPGADEGALVVFAHGIGGGHRSYLREIERICRAGYRVAGYDNCGCFASGGKNIRGLTESLNDLVACIAWLRGQEKFAKAKISVIGHSWGGYAAANVLNYRKDIHAVVPISAFVSVKEFLNAFLTGKMRFMRRGVYRFERRANPDFVDSNAVDAVNDTGAKVLFVHSRDDGMVSISVGLDYVRDRVDNPKVRFLELDGKKHNPHYTADAVDYMNSRFGEYNRLVAEKKLKTDDEKRAFCADFDYWRMTEQDDEVWSAILDCIK; translated from the coding sequence ATGTGTATCGTTTCAGCGCTCTATAAAAAATTCGTCGTCACGCGTTACGACGGCGACGGCATAATCAAATACTACACCTACGAGGATTTTTCCGGGCTGCAGGCGGAGCCGATCACCTTTACAACGCCGCAGGGAATCGAACTGAAAGGCAACGTCTATTCCTATCCGGGCGCAGACGAAGGCGCGCTCGTCGTTTTCGCGCACGGCATCGGCGGCGGACACCGCTCATATCTGCGTGAGATCGAGCGTATCTGCCGCGCCGGATACCGCGTAGCCGGCTACGACAACTGCGGCTGCTTCGCCTCCGGCGGAAAGAACATCCGCGGGCTCACCGAGTCGCTGAACGACCTCGTCGCCTGCATCGCGTGGCTGCGCGGACAGGAGAAGTTCGCGAAGGCGAAGATATCCGTCATCGGCCACTCCTGGGGCGGATACGCGGCGGCGAACGTTCTGAACTACCGTAAGGACATTCACGCCGTCGTTCCGATCTCCGCGTTCGTTTCCGTCAAGGAGTTTTTGAATGCGTTTCTGACCGGAAAGATGCGGTTTATGCGCCGCGGAGTCTACCGTTTCGAGCGCAGGGCAAACCCCGATTTCGTCGATTCCAACGCCGTAGACGCCGTGAATGATACCGGCGCGAAGGTGCTTTTCGTACACTCCCGCGACGACGGAATGGTGTCGATAAGCGTCGGCCTCGACTACGTCCGCGACCGCGTGGATAACCCCAAAGTGCGCTTTCTCGAGCTGGACGGCAAAAAGCACAACCCGCATTACACCGCTGACGCCGTCGACTATATGAACTCCCGTTTCGGCGAATACAACCGCCTCGTCGCGGAGAAGAAGCTGAAAACTGACGACGAAAAGCGCGCCTTCTGCGCAGATTTCGACTATTGGCGAATGACCGAGCAGGACGATGAGGTGTGGAGCGCCATACTCGACTGCATCAAATGA
- a CDS encoding class I SAM-dependent methyltransferase has translation MGDPKKFFNQTRKPEGRLGRKMIKRMNAGHDLMAKWGMSRAEGYAPENMLEIGCGGGKHAAELMEKYPSAHMTAVDYSELSVKTAAKRNRKMIKAGRCAVMQGDVSKLQFADGEFDFASAFETIYFWPGLEKCFAEVARVLKSGGVFMIVNESDGTDEKSLSFEKIIDGMKNYTAPQIETALKAAGFAEVKSFHHEAEPWIAVFAKK, from the coding sequence ATGGGAGATCCAAAAAAGTTTTTCAACCAGACGAGAAAGCCGGAGGGACGCCTCGGCAGAAAAATGATAAAGCGCATGAACGCCGGCCACGACCTTATGGCGAAGTGGGGGATGTCCCGCGCCGAAGGGTACGCGCCGGAGAATATGCTTGAGATCGGCTGCGGCGGCGGCAAGCACGCCGCGGAGCTGATGGAGAAGTACCCGTCCGCGCATATGACCGCGGTCGACTATTCCGAGCTCAGCGTGAAGACCGCCGCGAAGCGCAACCGTAAGATGATAAAGGCGGGCAGATGCGCCGTCATGCAGGGCGACGTGTCGAAGCTGCAGTTTGCCGACGGCGAGTTCGATTTCGCCTCCGCGTTCGAGACGATATACTTCTGGCCGGGGCTGGAGAAATGCTTTGCCGAGGTCGCCCGCGTGCTGAAAAGCGGCGGCGTTTTCATGATCGTCAACGAGTCGGACGGCACCGACGAGAAGAGCTTGAGCTTCGAGAAGATAATCGACGGAATGAAAAACTACACCGCCCCGCAGATCGAAACCGCGCTGAAGGCGGCGGGCTTCGCGGAGGTCAAAAGCTTTCATCACGAAGCAGAGCCGTGGATAGCGGTTTTTGCAAAAAAGTAA
- a CDS encoding ZIP family metal transporter, with translation MKETLFGLLIPFIGTAAGAACVFFMKKELGAGVQRALTGFAGGVMTAASVWSLIIPAIEQSAHMGRWSFVPAFAGFWLGVLFLLLLDRVIPHLHRNANQAEGPKSRLARTTMMVLAVTLHNIPEGMAVGVVCAGLLNGSGDITAGGAMALAIGIAIQNFPEGAIISMPLHAEGKSKSRSFVYGVLSGVVEPVFGGLTVLLAGLIVPAMPYLLSFAAGAMIYVVVEELIPEMSAGEHSNIGVVLFSVGFTVMMALDVALG, from the coding sequence ATGAAAGAAACGCTTTTCGGACTGCTGATACCGTTTATAGGCACCGCCGCGGGCGCGGCGTGCGTATTCTTTATGAAAAAGGAGCTCGGCGCGGGCGTGCAGCGCGCGCTGACCGGCTTCGCCGGGGGAGTTATGACCGCCGCGTCGGTGTGGAGCTTGATCATTCCGGCGATAGAGCAGTCGGCGCACATGGGGCGCTGGTCGTTCGTTCCCGCGTTCGCGGGCTTCTGGCTGGGAGTCCTTTTCCTTTTGTTGCTCGACCGCGTGATACCGCATCTTCACAGAAACGCGAACCAGGCCGAAGGGCCTAAAAGCCGTCTGGCGAGAACGACTATGATGGTGCTCGCCGTGACGCTTCATAATATACCGGAGGGAATGGCGGTAGGCGTGGTCTGCGCGGGACTTCTGAACGGCTCAGGAGATATAACCGCCGGCGGAGCGATGGCGCTCGCGATCGGCATCGCGATACAGAACTTCCCGGAGGGCGCGATAATCTCGATGCCGCTCCACGCGGAGGGCAAGAGCAAGAGCAGGTCGTTCGTTTACGGCGTGCTTTCCGGCGTCGTCGAGCCGGTTTTCGGCGGGCTGACGGTGCTGCTCGCGGGGCTGATAGTGCCCGCGATGCCGTATCTGCTTTCCTTCGCGGCCGGAGCGATGATTTACGTCGTCGTAGAGGAGCTGATACCGGAGATGTCCGCGGGCGAGCACTCGAATATCGGCGTTGTGCTGTTTTCGGTCGGATTCACGGTAATGATGGCGCTCGACGTGGCGCTTGGATAG